Proteins encoded together in one Miscanthus floridulus cultivar M001 chromosome 16, ASM1932011v1, whole genome shotgun sequence window:
- the LOC136509924 gene encoding uncharacterized protein, translated as MAAEKEGAVVTKGNDEGMKAAAALLEEFGLPLGLLPLEDVTEVGFVRDTGYFWLAQRKKVEHRFQKIGKQVSYDVEIAGYVQPRGIKKLKGVKAKELMLWPPINEMAVDDPPTGKIHFKSLAGVTKTFPVDAFAAGQ; from the coding sequence ATGGCGGCGGAGAAGGAGGGCGCGGTGGTGACCAAGGGGAACGACGAGGGgatgaaggcggcggcggcgctgctggaggAGTTCGGCCTGCCGCTGGGGCTGCTGCCGCTGGAGGACGTGACGGAGGTGGGGTTCGTGCGGGACACCGGCTACTTCTGGCTGGCGCAGCGCAAGAAGGTGGAGCACCGGTTCCAGAAGATCGGCAAGCAGGTGAGCTACGACGTCGAGATCGCCGGCTACGTCCAGCCCAGGGGCATCAAGAAGCTCAAGGGGGTCAAGGCCAAGGAGCTCATGCTCTGGCCCCCCATCAACGAGATGGCCGTCGACGACCCGCCCACCGGCAAGATCCACTTCAAGAGCCTCGCCGGCGTCACCAAGACCTTCCCCGTTGACGCCTTCGCCGCCGGCCAGTAG
- the LOC136509909 gene encoding ketol-acid reductoisomerase, chloroplastic: protein MAASTLAFGHPKTLAAAAAGAKSLPTSSSVSFPATQQPACLLSSSASAPGARRRDVAAMVSAPPAVGTAMPSLDFDTSVFKKEKVSLAGHEEYIVRGGRNLFPLLPEAFKGVKQMGVIGWGSQGPAQAQNLRDSLAEAKSDIVVKIGLRKGSKSFEEARAAGFTEESGTLGDIWETVSGSDLVLLLISDAAQADNYEKIFSHMKPNSILGLSHGFLLGHLQSLGLDFPKNISVIAVCPKGMGPSVRRLYVQGKEVNGAGINSSFAVHQDVDGRATDVALAWSVALGSPFTFATTLEQEYKSDIFGERGILLGAVHGIVEALFRRYTEQGMDEESAYKNTVEGITGIISKTISKKGMLEVYNSLSEEGKKEFNKAYSASFYPCMDILYECYEDVASGSEIRSVVLAGRRFYDKEGLPAFPMGNIDQTRMWKVGEKVRSTRPEGDLGPLHAFTAGVYIALMMAQIEILRKKGHSYSEIINESVIESVDSLNPFMHARGVAFMVDNCSTTARLGSRKWAPRFDYILTQQAFVTVDKDAPINQDLISNFLSDPVHGAIEVCAELRPTVDISVPANADFVRPELRQSS, encoded by the exons ATGGCGGCCTCCACCCTCGCGTTCGGCCAccccaaaaccctagccgccgccgccgccggtgccaAGAGCCTCCCCACCTCCTCGTCCGTCTCCTTCCCGGCCACCCAGCAGCCCGCGTGCCTCCTCTCCTCGTCCGCGTCCGCGCCAGGGGCCCGCCGCCGGGACGTCGCCGCCATGGTCTCCGCGCCGCCGGCTGTCGGCACCGCTATGCCGTCGCTCGACTTCGACACCTCCGTCTTCAAGAAGGAGAAGGTCTCCCTCGCCGGCCACGAGGAG TACATCGTGCGCGGCGGGAGGAACCTGTTCCCGCTGCTCCCGGAGGCGTTCAAGGGGGTCAAGCAGATGGGAGTCATTGGATGGGGCTCGCAG GGTCCTGCCCAAGCTCAGAACCTGAGAGATTCACTGGCTGAAGCCAAGTCAGATATTGTTGTGAAG ATTGGTCTCCGGAAAGGATCCAAATCTTTCGAGGAAGCACGTGCTGCTGGATTCACTGAAGAGAGTGGAACCTTGGGCGATATTTGGGAAACTGTCTCAGGCAGCGATCTTGTGTTGCTGCTGATATCTGATGCTGCACAG GCTGACAACTATGAGAAGATCTTCTCTCACATGAAACCAAACAGTATCCTTGGTTTATCTCATGGATTTCTTCTGGGACATTTGCAATCACTTGGACTTGATTTCCCAAAGAACATCAGTGTGATTGCTGTATGCCCCAAGGGAATGGGTCCATCTGTTCGCAGGCTTTATGTTCAGGGCAAGGAAGTCAATGGTGCTGGCATCAACTCTAGCTTTGCTGTGCACCAG GATGTTGATGGAAGGGCAACTGATGTTGCTCTAGCATGGTCAGTTGCGCTTGGCTCCCCCTTCACGTTTGCTACTACTTTAGAACAGGAGTACAAGAGCGATATCTTTGGAGAGCGAG GCATTTTGCTGGGTGCTGTCCATGGTATCGTGGAGGCTCTGTTTAGGAGATACACAGAACAAGGAATGGATGAGGAGTCAGCCTACAAAAACACTGTCGAGGGCATCACTGGGATCATCTCGAAAACCATCTCAAAGAAG GGGATGCTTGAAGTGTACAACTCTTTGAGTGAGGAAGGCAAAAAGGAGTTCAACAAGGCTTACAGTGCATCGTTTTATCCGTGCATGGATATACTCTATGAATGCTATGAAGATGTGGCCTCTGGAAGTGAAATCCGGAGCGTGGTGTTGGCTGGGCGGAGGTTTTAT GATAAAGAGGGCCTCCCAGCTTTTCCGATGGGCAACATCGACCAAACTCGCATGTGGAAGGTTGGTGAAAAGGTGCGCTCAACCCGTCCAGAAGGTGATCTTGGCCCGCTCCATGCCTTCACTGCTGGAGTGTACATTGCCCTGATGATGGCTCAG ATTGAGATCCTGAGGAAGAAGGGGCACTCCTACTCTGAGATCATCAACGAGAGCGTGATCGAGTCGGTGGACTCGCTGAACCCGTTCATGCACGCCCGTGGGGTCGCCTTCATGGTGGACAACTGCTCCACGACGGCCCGCCTGGGATCCAGGAAGTGGGCGCCGCGCTTTGACTACATCCTGACGCAGCAGGCCTTTGTGACGGTGGACAAGGACGCCCCGATCAACCAGGACCTCATCAGCAACTTCTTGTCAGACCCTGTCCACGGCGCCATCGAGGTCTGTGCCGAGCTGAGGCCCACCGTCGACATCTCCGTGCCTGCCAACGCCGACTTTGTGCGCCCGGAGCTCCGGCAGTCTTCCTAG